In Oryza sativa Japonica Group chromosome 1, ASM3414082v1, the genomic stretch AAAAGCCCAAAAAAGCAGGTTCTATTATAGCAAAGAAATGCCAGATGCTAGAGGACTTCTTCCAAGGTAAGGAATTACACTAAGAACTCGATGCTCTGAATTTTTCTACTGCTGCTCACATATATCTGTTTTATATTCCTTTTTCTTGCTGCGACTCACTGTTCAGTATCCAGAACATACTCTAGTTGAGATATATCTGTTTAGGGATTTACCTAGAAATATGACATTTGTTCCTCTATTACAGTTGCATAAAAATATTAAGCCTGTTTGGCTTGTTGGCAATACAAGATATGGAATTATGCATAATTGCGTACACTCAGTTTGAATTACTTCTTCACATAATGGGTAGTAACTAGTGGCCCGCCCCTCAGTCCCTCACTCATGCAAGTAGTTTAACACATTCTTAGATTAATACAAATGTGCCATACACTAGAAGAAGATGAAATGGTGTTTCCACTACAGTAACATCATGCTTTGTTCCTGCCTTTTTCTATTTGTGTTTTAGGTATAGAACCATTTTTTGGCTGTGATCTAGGTCTCAACTTGGACTGACTGACATGAGTTGGCTCTCGCATACTTGCATATATGATTGTATGATCTTATTTAGTGTAATTTGTCAGAGAGATTGTAGGGTGAGTGCCTTTGTGTACTGAAAACATGCTAAACATCCATGTAACTTTTTGTGCTGTGCAGCTGTAGTAAGCCCTGAATCAAATATACAAAGCATATTGAGTTTTCTGTGTCTCTGTTGCAACCCAGAAAGACTGGTTTGATACTGGCAGGAGCATGAGCATCTATTCTTTCTGACATAGTGACATTCCATTTATTATGTTCTACAGGGAATCCAAAGCAGATAATGCAGTGGTTTGGTCACTTTGCGGTTACTGGTGAATTGACACATAAGAAGGGTGCTAGGGCACTTTCTCAATTTGCATTTGTGAATCGTGATATTTGTTGGGAAGAGCTTGAGTGGAAAGGCAAGCATGGGCAGTCTCCTGCTGTTGTTGCTACTAAGCCCCATTATTTTCGTGATCTCGATGTTCTGCGGACTGTGGAAAATTTCCTGGAGTATGTCCCAGACTTCTGGTCTTCTGAAGAGCTTGCTGATTCCGTCAAAGACGGTGAAATACTGCAAATTGACACAGAATATTTTGTAGATCAATTCGTTTACTTGATGTATGAGGAGAATTCCAGAGATGCATGGCAGTTAGTTGATGAATTTTTGATGGACGAGcagttttcttctctttctcaacATCTTCTTATTCATTTAGATGAACAAAGGCTTCTTAATTTCTTGAGAGCTTTGGGGAAGTTGATCAAGCTGAATTCACAGTGCAAGGAAATGGTGTTCCCATGCTGTTGGCTTGAGGTTCTTTTGTCAGCACACAGTGATCACATATCTCTTGATGAACTTGTGCTATTGAACTGTGTCATTTCTAAGGGCAGACAACTTTGGCGCCTCATGAATGATGAAGAACAAGAGGAAGAACAAGGACAGATGCAAGAGCTTCTGAAGAGCACTAATCAATTGACTGATGCTGATCATTTTGCTCtcatgaagggatttgtggaTACAGAACTTCCGGACGCACTTAAGTGGATAGGCATCCAGTCCTGGCTAGTTTTCTGTGAATTGTCAAAAGGGTGCAAATCAGCTGATTCTTGTGAGCATCTGTTCACTTGTAACAGAATAGAATTTCGCAAGGCTGATGATTACCCATTGGTCCAAAATGATGGGAACTCAATTGCACTAGACAGTGATGATGAGGATCTCATAAGAGGTAGCCATAAAAGGAGAAAGAGAGATCGGAAGAGAAAGCGACGGAGATATGATTCTGACGAGGACGATCTTGATCAGCTGCTTGAACTTGGTACCTCCAATAGGAGGGGCATTGAATCGCACCATGGATGTTGGTATCTTTCAACTGATGGCTTTTCTGCTTCATGGGACATTGTATGCTATCTTCTTTTTTATTAACACTTTTCATTCAGTGAAGTCACTAAATTAACACCGTCTATTTTATTCGGTATACTTATGATTGTCTTGCTACTACTGCAGGCAGACATACCAGATCACCTTTCCtctcattatctaaaaacatGGCTAAAGTTTGCTTGCTTTAGATGATCCTCACaacatgagttcaacaacccaCCAGTTTTCGGGTGAATTCATGGGGTCATGGAGATGTATGTACAGGCTTCGCTCTGTTTTCCAACCTCAGATGCGCATCTTTAGGCCATGAATTCTGAGAGTAAGTTAGTCACTTCCTGTACCCCCCACTTGTTAATCCTTTATTTCTTTAGTGAAGTTCCATAGTTTGATAAGTACATGTAATATATACTTGGTTTTGCTTTTTGTTTTCTATTGGCAGTCTCTCCACATTCATCTTTATCATTTTAATAACCGTGAATCAATAATGCTTCAACATTATTTTGCTTTTATTGGAAGTTTTGATGACACTTGTCATATTTTGCAGATTC encodes the following:
- the LOC4325102 gene encoding uncharacterized LOC4325102, whose protein sequence is MVQLFFQGTTDGGSVDTDAVKARRSLLGKVEPIIRSVIKSGGGYEARMWLCSTVSSIHLLDPYGQRDLFLNLLGMKNSKRDVAARLLRMIFDKKPKKAGSIIAKKCQMLEDFFQGNPKQIMQWFGHFAVTGELTHKKGARALSQFAFVNRDICWEELEWKGKHGQSPAVVATKPHYFRDLDVLRTVENFLEYVPDFWSSEELADSVKDGEILQIDTEYFVDQFVYLMYEENSRDAWQLVDEFLMDEQFSSLSQHLLIHLDEQRLLNFLRALGKLIKLNSQCKEMVFPCCWLEVLLSAHSDHISLDELVLLNCVISKGRQLWRLMNDEEQEEEQGQMQELLKSTNQLTDADHFALMKGFVDTELPDALKWIGIQSWLVFCELSKGCKSADSCEHLFTCNRIEFRKADDYPLVQNDGNSIALDSDDEDLIRGSHKRRKRDRKRKRRRYDSDEDDLDQLLELGTSNRRGIESHHGCWYLSTDGFSASWDIADIPDHLSSHYLKTWLKFACFR